One Astyanax mexicanus isolate ESR-SI-001 chromosome 3, AstMex3_surface, whole genome shotgun sequence genomic region harbors:
- the LOC103022032 gene encoding C-type lectin domain family 4 member F-like translates to MEMDHTYGNIDLNLSATTGKKRFPSSPAQDVSEHTGHSVRERNPPHCKNTLKVLLVALGLLLLCALVALCVLGVLYFNKGASSESLSDQFTSAVESLSVQLHNATAAAEELKSQLDQVQENYENALRHVASLDETERQYEVLKVKYRTAHEVFSACSECQKCGQCGDGWKRFGVKCYYFSTDTLNWMNSRDRCVEKGGHLVIITSEAEQIFVNSSGETHWIGLNDLETEGKWMWVNKQPLTETGVILWLKRPDKPDEPDNWKYEDPSGENCASLGNESGHTHSWFDSSCRKLKKFICEK, encoded by the exons ATGGAAATGGATCACACTTATGGAAATATTGATTTGAATCTCTCTGCAACTACTGGGAAGAAAAGATTCCCCAGTTCTCCAGCCCAAG ATGTCTCTGAACACACTGGACACTCGGTCAGAGAGAGGAATCCTCCACATTGTAAAAATACCCTTAAGGTTCTTCTGGTTGCTCTCGGCCTCCTCCTGCTCTGTGCTTTAGTGGCGCTCTGTGTTCTGGGGGTCCTGT ATTTCAATAAAGGAGCCTCTTCTGAATCATTAAGTGATCAGTTTACCAGCGCTGTAGAAAGCCTGTCAGTTCAGCTACACAATGCCACTG CTGCAGCTGAAGAGTTAAAATCACAATTGGATCAGGTTCAAGAGAACTATGAGAATGCTTTAAGGCATGTTGCTTCTTTAGATG aAACAGAAAGACAGTATGAGGTGCTGAAGGTCAAGTATCGCACAGCCCATGAGGTTTTCTCTGCCTGCAGTG AATGTCAGAAGTGTGGACAGTGTGGAGATGGCTGGAAGCGTTTTGGTGTAAAGTGTTACTACTTTTCCACTGACACACTGAACTGGATGAACAGTAGAGATCGCTGTGTTGAGAAAGGAGGACATCTGGTTATAATAACCAGTGAAGCTGAGCAG atCTTTGTAAATTCAAGTGGAGAAACTCACTGGATCGGGCTGAATGATTTGGAGACTGAGGGAAAGTGGATGTGGGTGAACAAGCAGCCCCTCACTGAGACAGGAGTAAT ATTGTGGTTAAAAAGGCCGGACAAACCAGATGAGCCTGATAACTGGAAATATGAAGACCCTTCAGGAGAGAACTGTGCTAGTCTGGGGAATGAAAGTGGTCATACACATTCATGGTTTGATTCTTCCTGCCGTAAACTGAAGAAATtcatctgtgaaaaataa